The genomic DNA TTCAAGGGGGTAGTCGTTAAACAGACCTATACAAAGGCTGCGCACCTTGCGTGCCTGCGAAAGATGCTGCCAGATGGCAAGATTACCCTGGTTGGCGAACAAGAAGCTGCGATGGTGCGAGTTGTCCCTCACATTTTCCGAGACTTGATTAGGGAGGACAAGTTCGAATGGTTTGTGATGTCCTTCGACAAGGAAGCTTCTACGCCAACGAACCAAAGCCGTATCAAAAAATTCGAAAAGGCGTTCGAGGAGTTTGGTGAGATTCAGACGCGGATTGTAGGCGAAGAGCTTCCGAGATGGGAGCTATTGAGACGGTTCTGCGCAGCAGGGCTAATGCCAGCAGTGAAGACTGATAGCCAGGACGCGGTGCATCCTTTTCCGATCGCCAACTTTCAATCTGCCCAGTTCCCACAGTTCTGGGCCAGCTCGCCTGTCCAGCATTACGGTGAGACCGAAAAGACGGTGGGCTTTCCAGTGCTCCGGTCAAAATAGCGAAAGCGTTTGAAATCGGTAGGCTTCGATCAAAAGATAGCTGATGACGATCTAAGGGAGGCGCTCGCTCGTCGTGTGTTGAACACCACAATCCAGCCTGTATGAACCGCTTTTATGAACTCTGTGCGGAGCCGGATCAGTCCAACCGCGCGGGCAGGTGGGCGCGGCAGTCGAAACGGTCCCAGCTACATAAACGGCGCAGTATTTAATCCTGCTATCTTGGTCGCCCTGCTCAATATCTATCGCGTGTATTACAACTGGTTCGAGACACGGCAGTATGTAGCGTCTGGGTCGTCGGGGCAGGGCACAACCGAGGTGGCCCAAGGTGTCTCTACAGTGCGGGTTCCTGGATCGTCCAAATCCCTGAAAGTCCCGAAGCGGCGAACCGCCGCGCCGGTAATGCGGACCCCGGCGATGCGGCTGGGTGCCGACAATCCAAAGAACAAGGCACCTGATCCACGCAGGATCTTTTATCGACCTTGGTTGTTCCACGGCACACCGCTTTGGAGAAAGTTCGAGACACGGTAATGGCTTTCTCAATCAAGAGGCCCCCGCGAAATAAATCGCGAAAGCCTCTATGTGTCCCAAAAGCCGGAATGCGTCAGCTGACTGCTGGGGCGGGTTTTTTGGTGGCTAGGGACTTGGTATGGTGACGTTGATTGACCCTGTCATCAGGCCAACCGCCGTTGCCCGGTCCACATAGCCCGTCACAGTGATCCCTTGGGCCTCCTGATAGGCCGCGATCGCGTTTCGGGTGTCACCGTCGATCACACCGTCTAATCGACCGGGGTTGTGGCCAATATCGCGAAGCCGCAATTCCAACAACTGGGCGCGGATCCCTGAAAGGCGCAACGTCTCTTCTTGCGCCTGGGACTGCGCGATCTCCGCGTCAGTTGTACTTGGCGCAGTCAAATCATCAATCCGTGCACGGGCTTCAGCCGCAAACACGCCTGTTGGGTAAACCGCCAGGTATTCTTGATACCCAGCAACTGTATCCCTGCCTTCGGCACCCGACCACGCTGCACGATCTTGCGCTGCGATCGCCAAACGACGGAGATCTTCGATTTCTGAAAGCCGCGCGCTGGCGATATTGGCAAACAGACCATCGGGGAAACGTTCAAGGTAGGCGCGGTAGCCCGCTTCATCGCCAAACCCACCGGTTTCTGTCCAATAACTGCGGTCTCGCGCCTCGGCTTGGGCGCTTATCCGGGCTTGCTCGGCTTCAATCTCGGCCTGTTTGCGGGCGGCTTGTGCGTCCAGCAGGTTAATCTGGTCCCGCGTCAGATATGATGATTGCGGGAAGCCATTAAACTGCTGCCAGTTCACGATCGCACCGCGCGAACCGCGCCCGAAAATACCGTCCACACCGCGTGTGTTGTAATTCAAAAGGGTCAGATCCGTTTGAATGTCACGTCGCGCGTCGCGGCTTAGGCTCAGCGCTTCTTCGGCGAGACGCGCTGCACGGTTGGGTTCGGCCAAGATCGACACGATCTCGGCCTCGGCATCATCGACAAACGGACCCTCTGGATAACGAGCAACATAAATGCGGTATGCCTCAACGGTGTCCGCGTCCGTGGTTCGATCCCACAAAGCAGCTTCGGCGTTCAGATCGGATTCGGTCGGCCCTGTGGTCGGCAAAATGGGTTCAACAATCACAACACCGGGCATCAACTGCCAATCAATCGGAAAGTACCCATCCAACGACAACGCCGAATTTGATGCCAGACTGCGGCCAATCTCAGCCTCCGGTTCCGTGAGAACGCCAGACAGAACAGTGGCCGCCATGGACGGTGATGTGCGGATCAGCGTGACGCCCTGCGGAATCTCCATGTCGCCAACACCTGCCCGCAACCTACTATCGCCCATGTCCAAATCATCCGGATCGGCAGCGCCAAGCAGCAGCACGGCCTTTCCGGGGCGCTGGGCAAGAATACGCAGCACACTATCAAGCGACAGACCCGCACCGTCCACCGTGAACAAATCGGGTTCGGTGGATTCTGCTGTCAGCAGCCATGTCCGCGTCCCATCGGTCACAAAATGTCCTGATAGCGCGACGAGCAAACGATCCGCATCATCCAGCTGCGCCTGAAAAGCCGCAGCAAGATCGCTGACCGCGTCAACCCGCCCGTTGGCGCGGCCGAAAACATCAAAACCCAGCGCCTCAAGGCGATCGACAGCGCCCAGCACGTCATCAGCGCGGTTTACACGATCAAGCCGCTCATACCGCTCATTGCCTAAAACGAGTGCGGCGTCTTGCGCCAGCACAGGAAGGGGCAGCACAAACACTGTCGACATCAACAATCGGCGCACGGAACTCTGGAACATGGATCGTCCTTTCAAGTGTAACTTAGCATATTAAACGCGGGTATTGTTCGGTTATTCAATTTCAGTGTCACCGATTGCCAGCACGATTGCGGGGAACTCCACCTCAGAAAGTCATAGACTAAGGAGTGGAGGTTTGCGTTTAGGGCACAGCCTGTGTCATCTCTATGAAGCCCGACGGAGGGGCGATTGGCAACAGGAGCTACCCCATGTTGATTTGGATGCGCGGTGAGCCGCGCGAGAACGAAGCGCGCGCCCCGATGACACCAAAGGGTGCCGCCAAAATGCTCTCCAAAGGCTGGCGTGTGGTGGTTGAAGACGCACCTGATCGCTGCATTCCAACCAAAAGCTATCGCGACGTTGGATGTGAGATCGTCAAAAACGGCGAATGGGTAAATGCGCCAGACGATGCAATCATCCTTGGGCTGAAAGAACTGCCCGTGGATGGCACACCGCTGCGCCGTCGCCACATCATGTTTGGCCACGCATTTAAGGGCCAAGCGTCAGGACGGGTTCTGCTGGATCGGTTCAAATCGGGCGGCGGCACGCTGCTTGATCTAGAATATCTGGTGGATGACACTGAGCGCCGGGTCGCCGCGTTCGGCTACTGGGCCGGATACGCGGGGGCCGCAATTTCAGTGATGGCTTGGGGTCAGCAACAGCGCGGCAGAACACTTGGGGCAGTGAGCGCATTTGCGTCCGCGACCGAAATGGCGCGCAGCGTTCGCGCGTCAATCGACATAATCCCAACCGCGCTGATCATCGGGGCCTTGGGCCGTGTGGGAAGCGGCGCGATGGATTTGTGTGTGGCAGCTGGCATCGCCCCGACTGGGTGGGATATGGCAGAAACTGCGCACGGCGGTCCATTCCCTGAGGTATTGACCCACGACATATTGCTCAACTGCATTTTGGCCCACAAGGGCGCGCCTGTATTTGTGCCTGCCGATGCACGAACCGCTGCCCGCAAACTGTCAGTGATTGGCGATATCGCCTGTGATCCTGACAGCGATTTCTCCCCCATTAAGGTCTACAACACTGCGACGACGTGGGATATGCCAACTCTGCGCGCGCATGACACACCGCCGCTCGACGTGATGGCGATTGATAATCTACCGTCGCTTTTGCCAGTCGAAAGCACAGATGATTTCGCATCGCAACTGCTGCCACATCTGTTGACGCTCGACCGCCCCGAGGCAGGCGTTTGGGGGCGTGCACAAAAGACGTTTGCGGCACACCTATAGTCGCTGCGCTATTTGCCGAAAATGCGGAAGTAGGCCCAATCGGGTAGGAATTGCGCAAGGCGAAAGACCCACGAAAAGACCGCCGGAAAGCTCTTCTTGAAGTCTGACGTGTTCATATGATCAAGCATCGCTCGCGCCGCGTCTTCGGGGTCCATGATAAACGGCATTTTGAAATTGTTTTTGTCTGTCAGGCGAGTCTTGATAAAGCCGGGGTTGGCGACTTGAACATCCACACCGGTTTTGCGCAGATCAGCATACATGCATTCGGCCAGCGACATATTGGCGGCCTTTGATGCTGTGTAGCCAATCGACCCCGGCAAACCGCGAAAGCCCGTCAGCGAGGATGTGATGACGATATGACCAGTATCGCGCACCACCATTTTTGGCACCACTTGACCCAGCACCCGCAGATATCCAGTAAAGTTGATATTCGCCATCGCCACGGCCTTATCCGCGTCCCATTCATCCGCGCCAAATGGCCAATAAACACCCGCGAGCAACACCACACCGTCGACCTCGCCAACCGCCTCGGCAGCCTCTTTAACGCTGTCATCGTCGGAAATATCCATCACCTGATAGGACGCTTTACCGTGCAAGCCATCAACGACCTTGGCGAGCGCGTCTTCAGAGCGCGACGACACGATCACCTCAGCCCCCATGCGGCTAAGCCTTTCAGCCAGTGCTTTGCCCAAGCCTTCGCTTGCACCGATAAGCCAGTACCGTTTTCCTTGCCAGTCGCGCATTCTTATTTCTCCAACGTCGTTAATAATAACAAAATGATAGCCACGATCTTTAAGACAGACGGGACCAGTGCATACAGCCCGGTCAGCAGTGTAAGTGCTGCCTGCGGATTATTGATTCCGGCCTGAAAACCGGCCCGCTCAAGCAATGGCAGCAAAAGCACTGCCGCAAACGCGAGCGTGAATTTGCTCACCAGCGACCACAGCCCGAACCCCTGCCCACCATTGGGCGCAATCTTTGCCATGCGTTTGGCAAACATCGCCGGTAATAACGTCAAGTCAGCCCCAATCGTCGCACCGGACAGAACACAAATCACCGCAAACGCAGTGGTGTCCCCCGCGCCAAGCGTGAGCGTCCAGCCAAAGGCGGCGACCGCCAGAACCATCGCGCACAACAACACAGGCTTTTCACCAAACTTGCGGGCCAGCGCCGACCACACCGGTGACGAAACAGCCGCTGCGAGGAAAAACAACACCAGCAGCGGCCCTTCCCACCCCGGGGCATCAAGCCTTGATTCTACGTAAAACAGGAACAGCGTCGATGACACCGCAAGCGGCGTGGCGTTCACCAATGCCAACAGCAGCAGCCTGCGCGCAAGGCGGTCCGACAGTATCGCACCAATCGGCGTCGGGGCCTGTTCCACTGATGCTGGCGTCCATTCGCGCCACATGAACAGCGCCGCCAAAAGCGTTGCGGCGGCGAATCCCCATGCAAAGGCCGCAAAGGGCGCATCTGTAAAACCCATTAAGGCGGTCGGCGCGATGGCAGCCAAACAAATCCCTGTCAACGCACCTGATTCGCGCCAGGCCGCAAGTTGCACATGCCCACCGACCCGATCACCGACTTTGGCGATACCTTGCGCGTAAAAACTGATGGTGAGAAAGCTGAACGCGCTGAACAACCCCGTAATCATCAGGCCAAACCACCAAAGCGGATCAATTGGCGGCGGCACGGCGAACAACCCAATCATTGATGCAGCCAGCAAAAGCGCGCCAACAGCCACAGCAAACGCTTTTCCATTTCGCAACCGTTCGGCAATCCAGCCCAAGACCGGGTCCTGCACCACATCAAACAGACGCAGGCCGAACAGGACTGCGCCAAGCGCTGTCAGACTAACGCCAAATGTATCCGCGTAGTATTTTGGTGCGAAAATATAGATCGGCAAGCCCGCTCCGGACAGGACAGCCGCAAACGCTGTGTAGGCTGGAAACCGTTGGGACAACGCCTGACGTAGGGCCTTCATCGCGATACATCATCCACAGGCGGCTTGGGTCTGGCACGGTAAATCACGCCCTTCCACCACAGTTTAACTGCTTGCCAATGGATCAAAGCCAACACGCGGCGTGATCCCAGCGGGCGGCGCACAATTGCCTTGAGAATCGATGCATTGGTCAATGGTTCGCGCGCACCAGTCAGGGTCGCAATCAGACCCGTCGGACCGTCAGAGAAATCAATCCAGATGCCAATGCTGTCAGGCTGGATATCGAACCTGAAGGTATAGCTTCCCGCAATGTCCTGAAACGGTGAAACATGGAAAACTTTTTGCGCGGTTATCGTGTTGGCCTTGGTAATCTCGCGCAAGTCTTCGTGGTGACACAGGTATGAATGTCGATCACCAAACGTGTTGGATACTTCGGCAATAACCACACGCAACACGTCGTCACGGCCATAGCAAAGCCAAAACGATACCGGATTAAAAACATGCCCAAGCATCCTTGGCTGGGCCAGCAATTCAACGCGCCCCGTCACATCAAGCCCGCGATCCGCCAAAAGCGTTCGCACCCATGCAGCACCTATCCCGTGCTTTGGCACGCCACCATGATCACTGTCATGCACCGACATCACACCCCGCCCGTTGCGCGCGAAAAGCGCCGGCAGGTCAGGCGTGTTTTCGGCGTCTAGCAGCACATAATCGATGGAATAACGAAAGGCGTTGTTCGTACCGCCCCGCCGACCGTGGTAGGTCTCCCCTGCTATGTGTTGGACCTGTGTCATTGGTTTATTCAGCCGCCACTCTCATTGTGTTACGTGTCCGAATTGCGGACACGACATCCATCGCCGAACCGATCCCGTCTTCATGAAAACCGTTCTTCATCCATGCACCGCAAAACCATGTCCGATTCGAACCGTTCACCGCCACAGCAGATTTTTGCGCCGCCAATGCTTCGAGATTATAAACCGGATGGCGCAACGTTACCTTGTCCCAGATCAGGTCCGGATCAATATCGCGCGTGGTGTTCAGCGTGACAAATAGCGGGTCGTCCTGAAGCCAAGGCTGCAACTTGTTCATCCAATATGTTAGATCGATACGGTTGCTGTCTTTGTCTGCGTCTTCACAATAAACCCACGACGACCAAACCGATTTGCGCTTCGGCATGATTGACACATCTGAGTGTAGCACAATTTCGTTCGGCTGGTATTTGACCGCCCCAAGCATAGCTTTTTCAAATGTGGTTGGATCGTCAAGCATCGCCAGACTGTCGTCGGAATGGGTTGCAAATATGACCTCGTCAAATGCCTCCCACTCCGATCCGGGGGCTTTGATCGTCACGCCATTCTGCGCACGACGCACACCGTCTACTGGCGTGCCAAGCCGGATCACAACACCGCGCGCAGCCATAGATATGCCAAGACGTGACACGTATTCTTGGCTACCTCCATCAACGGTGAACCATTGATGCTGGCCACTAATGCCTAGCAAAGCATGGTTTTCGAAAAACGTCATCATCGCGCGGGCAGGAAAATCCATGATCTTTTCTGTCGGCGTTGACCAGATCGCACCAGACAGCGGCAAAAGGTAATAATCCCGAAAATACGACCCCGCACCAAGACGTTCGATCAAGCCACCAACTGTCAGCTTGTCTTCTTGGGCTAACCGAACGCCGTTCTTGTTAAACTTCAAAACGTCACGAATCATTCGCAAAAACTTTGGGTTCAACATATTCTTGGGCTGCGCGAACAATGCCTGAAGCGACGCCAGCCCATATTCAAACCGCCCGCCATCAATAGACGCCCCGAACGACATATTGGATTCCGTCACAGGGACGTCCAATTCGTCAAACAGCGCCGCGAGGTAGGGATAATTGGCGTAGTTGAACACGATAAAGCCTGTGTCGACCGCCTGATCACCATTCTTGCCCGCCATGCGCGTTCTGGCGTGGCCGCCAAGCCGCTGTTCGGCTTCAAACAGGACCACACTGTGGTCTTTGGCCAGCTCATGGGCCGCCGCCATGCCTGAAATTCCCGCACCAATAACTGCAATGCGTTTGCGCGCACCATTACTCTGGTCAAATGACATTTACGCGTCGTCCCCTAAGACTGTCTGCTCGGTCTGCGCATCGCTGCTTTTACCGTCTTATAATACTTACGCCGTGGGTACGCGTTTGGTTTCAATTCCGTCGACTTATTATGTGATCCAGAGCAGGTCTGAGTCCGTAACCCCCTTATGTTTACAAACACATCTTTGCTGACAATATCGGATGCGCGCGGAGCTCATGATGGGTATAGTGCCACACAAGCCATTGGTGCAATGCAACCAAACGGCTCTGATGTGAAAGAGATTATGGTGGCACCACGCAAGAAACCGGACCGGATGGCATGGGTAAACCACCTTGCGTCGATCCGTGATCAAAAAGACCGGTCGGCTTTCGCCGAAGTGTTTACCCATTTCGCACCACGTGTGAAGGCGTTCTTGATGAAATCCGGTGCCAATCCCGATATGGCAGAAGAGGTCGCACAGGACGTGATGGCGACGTTGTGGCGCAAAGCGCACTTGTTTGACCCCACAAAGGCGAGCGTTTCGACTTGGATCTTCACGATCGCGCGGAACCGCCGGATCGACATGCTGCGCAAACAGCGACGGCCTGAACCGGAAGACCTGACGTGGGGACCGGAGGCCGAACCCGATCAAGCCGATGTTTTGGCACTACAGCAAGACTGCGCAAAACTGGGTGAGGCTTTGGCCGCTCTACCGGAAAAACAACGAGACCTAATTGTGCGCGCCTATTACGGCGAACTCACGCACAGCGAAATTGCCGAGGCGACCGGACTACCGCTCGGTACCATAAAATCAAGAATCAGACTGGCGCTAAATCGTTTGCGCCACCAAATGAAATGACCGTTCCAATGACTGAAATAAAACACCACCTGACCGACGCCCTGCTGATGGCGTATTCTGCAGGCACTTTGCCAGAAGGTTTTAGCCTTGTGGTCGCAACGCATATTTCACTGTGCGACGAATGCCGCGCGCGAATGCATGAATTTGATGCCGTTGGCGGCGCGGTAGTGGAC from Octadecabacter antarcticus 307 includes the following:
- a CDS encoding peptidoglycan-binding protein, whose product is MFQSSVRRLLMSTVFVLPLPVLAQDAALVLGNERYERLDRVNRADDVLGAVDRLEALGFDVFGRANGRVDAVSDLAAAFQAQLDDADRLLVALSGHFVTDGTRTWLLTAESTEPDLFTVDGAGLSLDSVLRILAQRPGKAVLLLGAADPDDLDMGDSRLRAGVGDMEIPQGVTLIRTSPSMAATVLSGVLTEPEAEIGRSLASNSALSLDGYFPIDWQLMPGVVIVEPILPTTGPTESDLNAEAALWDRTTDADTVEAYRIYVARYPEGPFVDDAEAEIVSILAEPNRAARLAEEALSLSRDARRDIQTDLTLLNYNTRGVDGIFGRGSRGAIVNWQQFNGFPQSSYLTRDQINLLDAQAARKQAEIEAEQARISAQAEARDRSYWTETGGFGDEAGYRAYLERFPDGLFANIASARLSEIEDLRRLAIAAQDRAAWSGAEGRDTVAGYQEYLAVYPTGVFAAEARARIDDLTAPSTTDAEIAQSQAQEETLRLSGIRAQLLELRLRDIGHNPGRLDGVIDGDTRNAIAAYQEAQGITVTGYVDRATAVGLMTGSINVTIPSP
- a CDS encoding saccharopine dehydrogenase, encoding MLIWMRGEPRENEARAPMTPKGAAKMLSKGWRVVVEDAPDRCIPTKSYRDVGCEIVKNGEWVNAPDDAIILGLKELPVDGTPLRRRHIMFGHAFKGQASGRVLLDRFKSGGGTLLDLEYLVDDTERRVAAFGYWAGYAGAAISVMAWGQQQRGRTLGAVSAFASATEMARSVRASIDIIPTALIIGALGRVGSGAMDLCVAAGIAPTGWDMAETAHGGPFPEVLTHDILLNCILAHKGAPVFVPADARTAARKLSVIGDIACDPDSDFSPIKVYNTATTWDMPTLRAHDTPPLDVMAIDNLPSLLPVESTDDFASQLLPHLLTLDRPEAGVWGRAQKTFAAHL
- a CDS encoding SDR family NAD(P)-dependent oxidoreductase, whose translation is MRDWQGKRYWLIGASEGLGKALAERLSRMGAEVIVSSRSEDALAKVVDGLHGKASYQVMDISDDDSVKEAAEAVGEVDGVVLLAGVYWPFGADEWDADKAVAMANINFTGYLRVLGQVVPKMVVRDTGHIVITSSLTGFRGLPGSIGYTASKAANMSLAECMYADLRKTGVDVQVANPGFIKTRLTDKNNFKMPFIMDPEDAARAMLDHMNTSDFKKSFPAVFSWVFRLAQFLPDWAYFRIFGK
- a CDS encoding MFS transporter, translated to MKALRQALSQRFPAYTAFAAVLSGAGLPIYIFAPKYYADTFGVSLTALGAVLFGLRLFDVVQDPVLGWIAERLRNGKAFAVAVGALLLAASMIGLFAVPPPIDPLWWFGLMITGLFSAFSFLTISFYAQGIAKVGDRVGGHVQLAAWRESGALTGICLAAIAPTALMGFTDAPFAAFAWGFAAATLLAALFMWREWTPASVEQAPTPIGAILSDRLARRLLLLALVNATPLAVSSTLFLFYVESRLDAPGWEGPLLVLFFLAAAVSSPVWSALARKFGEKPVLLCAMVLAVAAFGWTLTLGAGDTTAFAVICVLSGATIGADLTLLPAMFAKRMAKIAPNGGQGFGLWSLVSKFTLAFAAVLLLPLLERAGFQAGINNPQAALTLLTGLYALVPSVLKIVAIILLLLTTLEK
- a CDS encoding DUF1365 domain-containing protein gives rise to the protein MTQVQHIAGETYHGRRGGTNNAFRYSIDYVLLDAENTPDLPALFARNGRGVMSVHDSDHGGVPKHGIGAAWVRTLLADRGLDVTGRVELLAQPRMLGHVFNPVSFWLCYGRDDVLRVVIAEVSNTFGDRHSYLCHHEDLREITKANTITAQKVFHVSPFQDIAGSYTFRFDIQPDSIGIWIDFSDGPTGLIATLTGAREPLTNASILKAIVRRPLGSRRVLALIHWQAVKLWWKGVIYRARPKPPVDDVSR
- a CDS encoding NAD(P)/FAD-dependent oxidoreductase is translated as MSFDQSNGARKRIAVIGAGISGMAAAHELAKDHSVVLFEAEQRLGGHARTRMAGKNGDQAVDTGFIVFNYANYPYLAALFDELDVPVTESNMSFGASIDGGRFEYGLASLQALFAQPKNMLNPKFLRMIRDVLKFNKNGVRLAQEDKLTVGGLIERLGAGSYFRDYYLLPLSGAIWSTPTEKIMDFPARAMMTFFENHALLGISGQHQWFTVDGGSQEYVSRLGISMAARGVVIRLGTPVDGVRRAQNGVTIKAPGSEWEAFDEVIFATHSDDSLAMLDDPTTFEKAMLGAVKYQPNEIVLHSDVSIMPKRKSVWSSWVYCEDADKDSNRIDLTYWMNKLQPWLQDDPLFVTLNTTRDIDPDLIWDKVTLRHPVYNLEALAAQKSAVAVNGSNRTWFCGAWMKNGFHEDGIGSAMDVVSAIRTRNTMRVAAE
- a CDS encoding sigma-70 family RNA polymerase sigma factor codes for the protein MFTNTSLLTISDARGAHDGYSATQAIGAMQPNGSDVKEIMVAPRKKPDRMAWVNHLASIRDQKDRSAFAEVFTHFAPRVKAFLMKSGANPDMAEEVAQDVMATLWRKAHLFDPTKASVSTWIFTIARNRRIDMLRKQRRPEPEDLTWGPEAEPDQADVLALQQDCAKLGEALAALPEKQRDLIVRAYYGELTHSEIAEATGLPLGTIKSRIRLALNRLRHQMK